One Setaria italica strain Yugu1 chromosome I, Setaria_italica_v2.0, whole genome shotgun sequence DNA window includes the following coding sequences:
- the LOC101782050 gene encoding intracellular protein transport protein USO1 has translation MGDHSDSDSSPKSSSSSSSSPSARRRSSPQRGRAHSDESGSSDGVLVELPAQEARSPGADPDGGVLVNMPADDATSGETFEDAPDDLAAAGSRSARSLDESMTVIDFPEVSSAGAELRKYQEEKEAFAREAVALRRMLQEMVGKGASVSLHGEDPDETPLHSMLDDCSRLVLELNSLARAREQEIESLHARAVEAEVSREVADVYLSSWREGPEQAVGRMLASIDSVVGQDDANFEGAEQDGVSILERKISSLVEKYKQVSTGIEQLEQVLAEVKPDFVATAQGGLATILGIATEELVSCKRNEVDFLQKLNSFAEEKKALADELEEVKAARDAANSEASKAKAEFEQMEHKLSTTKEKLSMAVTKGKSLVQHRDSLKQALAEKTAELQSCMAELQKKSDALQAAEGRVEELRVSLDEKTIEHEKCLDELRETYSAWEGAKASIEELNEANSALTSLQTSLSLKDGVLQHIEEIMSEATFPEDLLSLEMTDRLGWLVEQKKIADMIFSEHHKVKDILSSVDIPHSVLTGELDSQISWLVSSLNQAKDDVVRLHSESADMLGRLAAHESKLVSMHEEIDRLTIVLLEEKQEKDMLVNEHSELLSLYNAAVDKLSVVSSQNNELIKTFAEFSDVTLEGNEPLDTAKLVLQSLSNIQQRTKSSPMETDSFEKLQTFLYTINQESSLCKIILEEDMIDRSVKTDELQRMAEEIHVLKNEKDSLQKELERVEERSSLLREKLSMAVKKGKGLVHEREGLKQVLNEKSSEIENLKQVLEGKNSEIEKLKYALNENKSETENMKEVLDTKNSEIEDLKHALYENNSITDNLKQVLDGKTSEIERLKHTLDESCMETENLNQALIEKTSEADMIKQELDAKNIGIENLRHEIESRESAMTDLKEHVEHLSLQAAHFEKLQFDIVTLNDEKGKVESMLEEARASFGTLADSISSLTLPVDQPFEDPMEKISQIAQYIQESLVAKGSLDNELHKANEQITLHASRLSDALSTINMLEDELRKVKDHISSISDEKRQIQLHTAAVEEELEKTNEELAINANKLEDANATINTLQDELSQARSNISVLDAEKKEAEVKHETEINALNAKLAKCLEDLDRTHGNLQSHSTEHHGYLEKLSMLVVDDSLLSLMAEEFGKTISSLRDMGLIVKNMHEQLAAKGFHTDAVVEDPELLTLLSLSDYDNFVTERLGNSKTKKGNIDDTSSFSTIVEQLNNQTEYFSSFLKDLSAYMNGNIMSVLRALQLASNDFAHTLEEHGTLKIELGNKDAHNRAQESEVLSLQKELRAMSSKCIYCIQQIKIVFDDVVDLGYAIELATGRSSTGSELEVIVSDLKDEDADDYNKVADALLSTITILKSKSEKLSAIKGCVVTSLDEFKMRLKQAESAAETVSHDHQLLLERASMLEKELKMLQDECNRMELKMQEYQEREGTLKARELELLSLERTQITADRGITDDAISKDQMEALVEKINKLNMMSGESHLQREEAALPSPFDKLSAVIDGFSALQHEVETLRYENEDLQLNVESCTREIEQLREEVSRNSDLNNRELESKSSELLEVTVSMERMIQQLGYLGVKDVVEDNKPTTTQALLSKLEKLIVASSTEAGNAKSIIQEQGAKLQSREKAVDELSTKVKMLEDLYHARLAQPDSSKDRSFEASSSAIVSDMSEIEDVGPMGKASISSVSTAAHARTMRKGSSDHLVLNIGSESERLIAAQDSDDKGRIKSLHTSGLIPAQGKHIADRVDAIWVSGSQILMNRPRARLGLMVYWLFLHLWLLGGIL, from the exons atgggcgaccactccgactccgactcctCCCCCaagtcctcctcctcatcatcatcctcaccctcagcccgccgccgctcctcgccgcagCGCGGCCGGGCCCACTCCGACGAGAGCGGCAGCAGCGATGGCGTCCTCGTCGAGCTTCCCGCCCAG GAAGCGCGGAGCCCCGGGGCGGACCCGGACGGCGGCGTCCTCGTGAACATGCCAGCCGACGACGCCACGAGCGGGGAGACCTTCGAGGACGCACccgacgacctcgccgccgcgggctcCCGCTCCGCGCGCTCGCTGGACGAGTCCATGACCGTCATCGACTTCCCCGAGGTgtccagcgccggcgccgagctCCGCAAGTACCAG GAAGAGAAGGAGGCGTTTGCGCGGGAGGCAGTGGCGCTCCGGAGGATGCTACAGGAGATGGTTGGGAAGGGAGCTTCAGTTTCGTTGCATGGGGAGGACCCTGACGAGACACCGTTGCATTCGATGCTGGACGACTGCTCGAGGCTTGTGCTTGAACTTAACTCGCTGGCACGGGCCAGGGAGCAGGAGATTGAGAGCCTACATGCGAGGGCTGTGGAGGCAGAGGTGTCAAGGGAGGTTGCTGATGTATACCTGAGTTCGTGGAGGGAAGGGCCTGAGCAAGCTGTTGGGCGGATGCTTGCATCAATTGATTCTGTGGTTGGACAAGATGATGCCAACTTTGAGGGTGCTGAGCAGGATGGGGTTTCTATTCTGGAAAGGAAAATTTCATCTCTAGTAGAGAAGTACAAGCAGGTCTCGACGGGTATTGAACAGCTCGAGCAGGTTTTAGCAGAGGTGAAGCCTGATTTTGTGGCCACAGCACAAGGTGGCCTTGCTACCATCTTAGGTATTGCTACAGAGGAATTGGTCAGTTGCAAGAGAAATGAGGTGGATTTCCTGCAGAAGCTGAACTCTTTTGCAGAAGAGAAGAAGGCTCTTGCCGATGAACTTGAGGAAGTGAAAGCTGCTCGGGATGCAGCAAATTCTGAGGCAAGCAAAGCTAAGGCAGAGTTTGAGCAGATGGAGCATAAGTTATCAACGACCAAGGAGAAGCTCAGCATGGCTGTTACAAAGGGCAAGTCACTGGTACAGCACCGTGATTCCTTGAAGCAGGCCTTGGCTGAAAAGACGGCTGAGCTTCAAAGTTGCATGGCAGAGTTGCAAAAGAAGTCTGATGCCCTGCAAGCAGCTGAGGGCAGAGTTGAGGAGCTAAGAGTTTCTCTAGACGAAAAGACGATTGAACATGAGAAATGCTTGGATGAGCTTCGAGAAACATATAGTGCTTGGGAAGGTGCTAAGGCCAGCATTGAGGAACTAAATGAAGCAAACAGTGCCCTTACTTCTCTTCAGACATCCCTTTCACTAAAAGATGGGGTTCTTCAACATATTGAAGAGATCATGTCGGAGGCAACATTTCCTGAGGATCTGCTTTCCTTGGAGATGACAGACAGATTGGGATGGTTAGTTGAGCAGAAGAAAATTGCTGATATGATCTTCTCAGAGCACCACAAAGTTAAAGATATCTTAAGCTCAGTTGACATTCCACATTCGGTCTTAACCGGTGAACTTGATTCTCAGATCAGTTGGCTTGTCAGCTCACTGAACCAGGCCAAAGATGATGTAGTCCGGTTACATAGTGAGTCTGCTGATATGTTGGGTAGATTGGCTGCACATGAATCAAAGTTGGTTTCAATGCACGAGGAAATTGACCGTTTGACAATTGTTCTACTGGAAGAGAAACAGGAAAAGGACATGCTTGTAAATGAACATTCAGAATTGCTGTCGCTATATAATGCTGCTGTCGATAAATTGTCTGTTGTCTCTTCACAGAATAATGAGCTGATAAAGACTTTTGCAGAATTTTCTGATGTCACATTGGAAGGTAATGAGCCTCTGGATACTGCCAAATTGGTACTGCAGAGCCTCAGCAACATACAACAAAGAACGAAATCCTCTCCTATGGAGACTGACAGTTTTGAGAAGCTACAAACATTTCTATACACCATCAATCAGGAATCATCACTATGTAAGATAATTCTTGAGGAAGACATGATTGATAGGTCTGTGAAGACTGATGAACTGCAAAGAATGGCGGAGGAGATTCATGTTCTGAAAAATGAAAAGGACTCACTGCAGAAGGAGCTCGAACGGGTGGAGGAGAGATCATCATTGCTTAGAGAGAAGCTATCAATGGCTGTAAAGAAGGGCAAGGGTCTAGTACATGAGCGCGAAGGACTCAAGCAAGTCCTCAATGAAAAGAGCTCTGAAATAGAGAATTTGAAACAAGTTCTGGAAGGGAAGAACTCTGAGATAGAAAAGCTTAAATATGCTCTAAATGAAAATAAATCTGAAACAGAGAATATGAAAGAAGTGTTGGATACAAAGAACTCTGAGATAGAGGATCTAAAACATGCTTTGTATGAGAATAACTCCATAACAGATAATTTGAAGCAAGTGTTGGATGGGAAAACCTCTGAGATTGAAAGGCTTAAACACACTCTGGATGAGAGTTGCATGGAAACAGAAAATCTAAACCAAGCTTTGATTGAGAAAACCTCTGAAGCAGATATGATAAAACAAGAGCTGGATGCAAAGAATATTGGTATTGAGAATCTAAGACATGAGATAGAATCACGAGAATCTGCCATGACAGACCTCAAAGAGCATGTTGAGCATCTATCTTTGCAGGCTGCACATTTTGAAAAGCTGCAATTTGATATTGTTACCCTTAATGATGAAAAGGGAAAAGTAGAAAGCATGTTGGAAGAAGCCAGAGCTTCCTTTGGCACTCTGGCTGATTCAATATCAAGCCTTACTCTTCCAGTTGATCAGCCATTTGAAGATCCTATGGAAAAAATTAGCCAGATTGCCCAATACATCCAGGAATCTCTAGTTGCTAAGGGTTCTTTGGATAATGAGCTACACAAAGCAAATGAGCAAATTACCTTACATGCTAGCAGGCTTTCTGACGCCCTTTCGACCATAAACATGTTAGAAGATGAATTGAGAAAAGTAAAAGATCATATCTCTTCCATTTCTGATGAAAAACGTCAAATACAGTTGCATACTGCTGCTGTAGAGGAGGAGTTGGAGAAAACAAATGAGGAACTGGCTATAAATGCCAACAAACTTGAAGATGCCAATGCCACTATTAATACACTACAAGATGAACTATCACAGGCTAGATCAAATATTTCTGTTCTTGATGCTGAAAAGAAAGAAGCTGAAGTGAAACATGAAACAGAAATCAATGCTCTTAATGCTAAGCTAGCCAAATGTTTGGAGGACTTGGATAGAACTCATGGAAACTTACAAAGTCATTCAACCGAACATCATGGCTACCTTGAGAAGCTTAGCATGCTTGTAGTGGATGATAGTCTGCTATCTCTGATGGCTGAAGAATTTGGAAAGACAATCAGCAGCTTGAGAGATATGGGCCTTATTGTCAAAAATATGCACGAGCAGCTTGCTGCAAAGGGATTTCATACTGATGCAGTTGTGGAG GATCCAGAACTCTTAACACTTCTATCTCTTTCAGACTATGATAACTTTGTTACAGAAAGATTGGGCAACAGCAAAACTAAAAAAGGGAATATTGATGATACTTCATCCTTCTCTACTATTGTTGAACAGTTGAACAACCAAACTGAATACTTTTCTAGTTTTTTGAAAGATTTGTCAGCCTACATGAATGGCAATATTATGTCAGTGCTTCGTGCTCTGCAGCTGGCGAGCAATGACTTTGCTCATACTCTAGAAGAGCATGGCACCTTGAAGATTGAATTGGGAAACAAGGATGCTCATAACAGAGCTCAAGAATCTGAAGTGCTTTCTCTACAAAAAGAGCTGAGAGCAATGTCATCAAAATGTATTTATTGCATCCAACAGATTAAAATtgtttttgatgatgtggttgatCTAGGATATGCAATAGAGTTGGCTACAGGCAGGTCAAGCACAGGATCTGAACTAGAAGTAATTGTATCTGATCTGAAGGATGAGGATGCTGATGATTATAATAAGGTGGCTGATGCTTTACTGTCCACGATTACAATACTGAAGTCAAAATCTGAAAAATTATCTGCTATTAAGGGTTGTGTGGTAACTTCATTGGATGAGTTCAAAATGAGGTTGAAACAAGCTGAATCAGCTGCTGAAACTGTTTCACACGACCATCAGTTGTTATTAGAAAGAGCAAGCATGCTGGAGAAAGAGCTCAAAATGTTACAGGATGAATGCAACAGAATGGAACTAAAGATGCAGGAATACCAGGAAAGAGAGGGTACATTGAAGGCAAGGGAGTTAGAGTTGCTATCACTTGAGCGTACTCAAATTACAGCAGACAGAG GTATAACCGATGATGCAATTTCAAAAGATCAAATGGAAGCCCTTGTTGAGAAGATAAATAAGTTAAATATGATGTCAGGCGAGTCACATTTGCAGAGGGAAGAGGCTGCATTGCCTAGTCCATTTGACAAACTCTCTGCTGTCATTGATGGATTCAGTGCACTTCAACACGAGGTTGAGACCTTAAGATATGAAAATGAAGATTTACAGTTAAATGTTGAATCATGTACTCGTGAAATAGAACAGCTAAGAGAGGAGGTCTCCAGAAATAGTGATTTGAATAATAGGGAGTTGGAATCCAAAAGCAGTGAACTTCTTGAGGTAACTGTTAGTATGGAGCGGATGATTCAGCAGTTAGGATATCTTGGAGTGAAAGATGTAGTAGAAGATAACAAACCTACCACCACACAAGCTCTCTTATCAAAGCTGGAAAAACTAATAGTTGCTTCAAGTACTGAAGCTGGGAATGCTAAATCCATAATACAGGAGCAAGGTGCAAAGCTGCAATCCAGGGAAAAGGCAGTTGATGAATTATCAACAAAAGTTAAGATGCTTGAGGACTTGTACCATGCACGACTTGCGCAGCCAGATTCTAGTAAAGACAGATCATTTGAAGCATCTTCCTCAGCAATTGTTTCAGATATGTCTGAGATTGAAGATGTG GGACCAATGGGCAAGGCATCAATTTCATCTGTCTCTACCGCTGCACATGCTAGAACAATGCGGAAGGGATCATCAGATCATCTTGTTCTTAATATTGGTTCAGAGTCAGAACGACTAATTGCTGCACAGGATTCAGACGACAAAG GGCGTATAAAATCACTGCATACGTCTGGCTTGATTCCAGCACAAGGAAAGCACATTGCTGATAGGGTCGATGCTATCTG GGTCTCAGGGAGCCAGATTCTAATGAACCGACCACGAGCGAGGCTAGGGCTTATGGTGTACTGGCTCTTCTTGCACCTATGGTTGCTGGGCGGCATTTTGTGA
- the LOC101781640 gene encoding UDP-N-acetylglucosamine transferase subunit ALG14 homolog, translating to MGFDAMAAACCVLPVLVSLLAIRFVYVLWRSGQPLSGSPTAGLRCLIVLGSGGHTAEMMNVVTAVQKDRFTPRYYVAALTDNMSLQKAQVYEQSLIQSGEKTIKNAHFVQIYRSREVGQSYFTSIATTLLATLHAMWLVIRIRPQVIFCNGPGTCFPLCVCAFVLKVLGLGWSSIFYIESIARVKKLSLSGLLLYKLRIADQFFVQWPQLQQKYPRAYYAGRLM from the exons ATGGGGTTCGATGCCATGGCGGCCGCATGCTGCGTCCTTCCGGTGCTCGTCTCCTTGCTTGCCATCCGCTTCGTATACGTGCTTTGGCGCAGCGGCCAGCCGTTGTCCGGGTCGCCCACCGCCGGATTGCGGTGTCTCATCGTCCTCGGATCTG GAGGGCATACCGCAGAAATGATGAATGTTGTAACAGCGGTTCAGAAGGATAGGTTCACGCCAAGGTACTATGTTGCTGCACTTACTGACAATATGAGTCTACAAAAGGCTCAGGTCTATGAGCAGTCATTGATTCAG AGTGGAGAGAAGACCATAAAAAATGCCCACTTTGTGCAGATATATCGTAGTCGTGAAGTAGGCCAATCTTACTTTACCTCCATTGCAACAACATTGCTAGCTACATTGCATGCTATGTGGCTAGTGATAAGAATCAGACCACAAGTG ATATTCTGCAATGGTCCAGGGACATGCTTCCCTCTCTGTGTCTGTGCTTTTGTTCTGAAG GTGCTTGGTTTAGGATGGTCCTCCATTTTCTACATTGAAAGCATTGCAAGAGTGAAGAAGCTTTCGTTGAGCGGCTTACTGCTGTACAAGCTACGGATAGCTGACCAGTTCTTCGTGCAGTGGCCCCAGCTGCAGCAAAAGTACCCTCGAGCATACTACGCTGGCCGATTGATGTGA